In one window of Amblyomma americanum isolate KBUSLIRL-KWMA chromosome 9, ASM5285725v1, whole genome shotgun sequence DNA:
- the LOC144105622 gene encoding uncharacterized protein LOC144105622, giving the protein MVHSGERPHQCPDCGQRFTMGSSLAHHRRWHSVDSVPSHVCPRCGKEFSRGSSLNRHLLLHTGVKPHACSQCGKKFMRRSDAMKHERGSCSVAATRTATGEANETWPT; this is encoded by the coding sequence ATGGTCCACTCGGGGGAGAGGCCGCACCAGTGCCCCGACTGTGGCCAGCGCTTCACCATGGGGTCCAGCCTGGCGCATCACCGCAGGTGGCACTCGGTCGACAGCGTACCCTCGCACGTGTGTCCGCGTTGCGGGAAGGAGTTCTCTCGAGGAAGCAGCCTCAACAGGCACCTCCTACTGCACACCGGTGTCAAGCCCCATGCCTGCTCGCAGTGCGGGAAGAAGTTCATGCGACGCAGTGACGCCATGAAGCACGAGAGAGGATCGTGCTCGGTCGCCGCTACCCGCACTGCTACGGGCGAGGCTAATGAAACGTGGCCCACATGA